tcgacactttcaGGTGCAGattcccggttactcggtagtaGCTAATAGAGGAGTACAGTCAAGCTTATTCACAGCCAAACAACACAGAAACGCAAAATAACAGCACTAACAACTAAACATAGGGCAGCTCGCCTCATTATtgccaaacatggagaactggaGTCAAAATTGGACCAGTTCACATCAAAATGCCAACAGTCATTCccaatgcctagaaaagttaacaaagTAAGCAAAAGAATCAAGCAGTCCGGTATTCACCAAGGAGACATCTCGAATCCAACCACCTTAACCCGATACCTTTGTATTTAAGAACTTGGCAAAAGTAGACTTGGAGTCAATAAGTCCACATCTCAATTTGGCATTCACATGAAAGGTAAGCACCAAGAAGAAAGAACGGAAAATAAGCAACTAGAAATAAAACTACGAAAAACTACTAAGAACTAAAAAcgcactttttttttctttttcttttttttttatttattttaaacattaactactaaaaactaaaaactaaaactactaaaaactaaaaacactaAAAACTACTAAAATGAAAAGCTGCAAActgaaaactactaaaaacggAGCACACTAGCATAACTTTAGATCCCCCCCACACCTATaggacacattgtcctcaatgtgacaaataagaaccaaaagtgaaacacaAGTGAGAGGGGAATAAGCCAAACTTCCCTGAAATCGGGTCATAGCGGAGGGCGAGGTGGAAATGGAGGTGCAAAGCCTGTATGCATCAGAAACTGCGCCAAATTCTGGGCTATGCCGGCGACATTGGCGTCGACGTTGGTCATCCGGGCCTGCAAATCCTGAACCTGCTCCCTGAGTTGCTGCCATTCAGAAGTCCCACGGCGTGGAGGTGGTGCAGAAGATGACGGCCCAGCCGTGTCCTCGGCCGACTCATGAAAGGAAGAAGGTCCTGGTCGGGGCGTAGGGTGTGCACCCGGAGCTCGAGGTGGTCCTGGAGGGGTAAACTGGTAGGAACCATCGGGCAAATGCTCGACGACTCCCCATCCTCTCTAAGCAATCCACATTCAAGAGCTCCATCTCGAATGCCAAATGTAGGTCATGGTCTTCCAGGTTAAGAACCCCTAGCTCGGTCGCCAAGTGGGTGATAAAGGACCCAAGGATCAGAGGTTTGTTCTTCTTGGTCAAAACCGTCTTGAACTGCGCCGCCAACCAACACCCCAAGTTGACCTTAATGTTATTCTTCATACTccagaagaagaaaaactcgGGGCGGGAGAGTATACCGGAGCTGTCCTTGCGCCCTGAGTAGCTGTAGGCTAAGAATCGCTGAACATAGCGGGCACTAGGGTCCTTAAGAAAGGAACTCCTAGACCGGGAAGGATCGTAGCGCTCCCTATCGACGGACATGTCCTCCCATACATCATGGTAGCGGGAGAGGAATGGCTCTACGTAGTCACAGGCACTCTCACCATACTCTCTCGTCGCAGCATACTCTCGAGTAATCAACCCAAACGCCAAATTAAATTCGGTAATCGAAAAATTAAATTCCTGACCCATCAGACGGAAGCGAATGACATTAGGTGTCGCTGCGGTGAACCTCGAGGGCAACTCAAACTCGAAGGTAGCATAAAACTCACGAGTTAGCTCGACAAATGCGGGGCAGAAGATATCGAGATATGGGCGCCACCCGATGGCAGTGAACATCTGCTCTACCTCCTCACGTATGCCTAGGCCCATCATGGCTAATTTGTCACTAGTCTTACAAGGTATGATACGCCGCTCACAGACTTTGGCATACCTCTGCTGATCCGCAGGTCTAGTGAAGGTCAAGTGCCCTCCAAAGTGAGCTGGGGTATCTACCTGAGCACCCCTACCCCTACCTAAACGGGTTCGGACATTAGAAGAGTATGGTAGGTTGGTAGGTGTATTCACAGAAATAGATGCCTGTGGAGGAGGCTGAGAACGAGGGGTCCTAGACCTAGAGGATGATTTCGGCCTCACCATGATTCGGAGCAATCAGCTTAATCAACAAAAGTCCCAACAAATATAACAACTCGCCTGTGCcaacaagaaataaagaaatgcCAACAAACCAGAGGCCCAGCGAACGCAACACAATAGGTAACAGTGATCTTGCAGCTcactgtttaaaaaaaaaaactaaataaattGGATTCACCCAAAACTTGAACAATTTCCCCAAGCAACTGCTAGATCCAGCAATACCAGTTTCAGAATTTCCACAAGGCAACACAGTCACAAGGCCACGACAGTCAACCAAACACTCACCCCCATAGAGGTTTCAGATTATAGGGAGAAGAATCCAATAACAGCACCTAACTCAATAAATGGCTCCAGTGGCCAGTTTAAGTGAACCAGTCAAGCAATTAAAAACAGCAACCAGGATGACCCCAACAATCGATTAAAGCTAATAGTCAAACAACTCGCACGGCTGAGCCAAAGTAATAACAACCCTAAATCTCAGTCAAAAGCAAACCCAGTTTAACAAGAATATCAACAAAAGTCCCCAGAAATTATGCACCAATATTCAGAGCCAAACAGGAGTCAGCACTGGACTCAATAGACAAAACACCCACAACGGTggataaaattttccaaattgcACGAAGCAGATAGACTGGCACAAATGCGACCCAATTCAGCAAATGCAGGGAACTCCTCCAAATAATGCAAATAAATTTAAGCAGATAATGCAGCCACAGAGTTTTCCAATCCAGTCAAGCAATTAAGTCCAAGAAATAGTGCCGGAAATAATTGGGTATAAGTGTTCTAGGGGTGAATACCTCCACCTGTTAGGGAAGAGGGAGAGCGCAGCATCAGAGGAAGGACGTGCAGTTGGCGGCGGGTCAACTGGAGTTGAGTTGGCGGCGGACAAAACAGGAGGCAGCGGCAGTGTGGGCTGGTCGGCGGCGGGACAGAGGTAGGCGGCTAGTGGGTGGCGTAGGTCTGCTGGTTGGCAGCAGTGGCGGGTGCTGCCTCTGGTTGGGGCGGCGTCTGAAGTGGGTATGCCGCGACTGGACAAGGGGAAACCAGACAGCGGCGGCGCGCAGAGCGTCAGGCGCTGGGAGGGAGACGCGGCGCGCGCTAGGGGCTTGCTGCGGCAGGGGAGAAGGAGGCGGCGCGCGGCTGGAACTTCAGCAGCGGCGGCGATGGAGCTTCAACAACCAGATCTGGCGCTGGGGTCGCGGGCGGCTCGCAGTGTCGGCGTGCTAGGGTGCACGGGCGGCGGACAGCAACGGACGGCGAGCTGGGTGGCAGCAGTGGAGGCGCGCGGACAGAGGCGCGGCGGGCGGCGATGGCGCGCGGCTTCGGCTGGTCGAGCGTGCGCAGAGAGTaggggagaaagaaagaaaagagaaagaaagaaagaagaagaaagaaagaaaagagggaaaaattggttttttttttttttaatctgaatttttggaaagaaaataaaaacctacggtttaaaagaaattttttttttcaataatctGTCTTCTTCTTTTAATGAAAggcataataataataataataataataataataacaataataatagtaataataaaatattttttcaaatcCTTATctttcccgcgaacgtgacgcgggcacgtcaagaggtcaagagagctcccagaagtttcagaAATTTCTGATCACGAGCGCCCTGCACATcaccacgcgggcacgtcatgagggcaagagagctcccagaagtttcagaAATTCCTGATCGTGAGCGTCCTGCACGTCCTCACGCGGGCGCGTCAAGACTGAAGGACACCTAAAAATCAGCAAAAACGAAAACTGAAacccaaaatcagtcaaattaaAGGGAAAACAGATTTAAACTATGGCCCGAAACCAACAAGCAATTGACagaaacaattgggttgcctcccaattagcgcctttctttaatgtctttggctagacatggtAAAGTGTCATTGATTAGGACACGGTGGTGCGTCTAGCTTTATTGTCTCCACCTCTCCACCTGAAAATCCTTCGTAATAATACTTGAGACGGTgtccattcaccacaaatttgttGTCTGTCTTAGCACTCTGGATTTCAACTGCACCATAGGGAAAAACATGAGTTACAATAAAAGGTCCAATCCAACGGGAACGTAGCTTACCTGGGAATAGCTTGAGCCTTGATTGGTATAGGAGGACCTTCTGACCAACTTCAAatgtttttcttgaaatttgttgGTCATGAAATGCCCGgcttttctccttataaatcaaGACGTTTTCGTATGCTTCATTCCGGATCTCCTCCAATTCTTGCAAATCCAGCTTCCGTTGAGCACCGGCCTCCTCTAAATTCATATTACATTGCTTTATCGCCCAAAAATCCTTGTGCTCGAACTCCACTGGAAGGTGACACGGCTTCCCAAATACCAACCTGTACGGTGACATCCCTATAGGAGTCTTGTACGCCGTCCGATAGGCCCAGATGCGTCCTCCAACCTTTGGCTCCAGTCTTTCCTATCAGGGCGCACCATTTTCTCTAAAATGGACTTAATCTCCCGATTCGACACCTCCGCTTGACCATTGGTCTGCGGGTGGTATGACGTTGAGACCCTGTGGAGTACACCATACTTGCGAAACAACGCAGCTATGGTTTTGTTGCAAAAGTGCGTTcccctatcactgacaatagctcTAGGCATTCCAAATcgcacaaaaatattagacctGATAAAATCTGTAACTACTTTCGAGTCATTAGTTCGAGTGACCTTagcctccacccatttagacacataatcaactgccagcaaaatatataagaaaccaaatgaagtaggaaaaggccccatgaaatctataccccagacatcaaaaatttcaacaaaaatcaacGGGACCTGGGGCATTTGATCTCTATGGGCTATATTACCTACCCTTTGACAGCGATCACATAACTTACAAAACACATAGGCATCCTTAAACAACGAAGGCCAATAAAATCCACTTTCTAAAACCTTATGAGCAGTTCTCTTGGGTCCAAAATGACCTCCACAggcaaaagtatgacaaaatgcTAAAATTGATTGAAACTCCACTTCACTTACACATCTCCTCATGATTTGGTCTGCACATCTCTTCCATAGGTACGGGTCGTCCCAGATGAAATACTTGGCGTCACTCTTCAATTTATCCTTCTTCGATTTTGGCCAACCTGCAGGAAAATCACCAGTTACCAGATAATTGACCAAATCAGCATACCAAGACAATTGAGaatttaaggaaaacaaatgctcTTCAGGGAATGCATCCTTCAATGGCTCATTATCCTCCCCAATTGGTATGCGACTTAAATGGTCTGCTACTAAATTTTCTAAGCCTTTTTTGTCTCTTATCTCCAGGTCAAATTCCTGTAGTAGCAATATCCACCTGATGAGTCTCGGCTTTGCATCTTTCTTGGTCATTAGGTACCTTAATGCTGCATGGTCAGAAAATACAATTACTTTAGCACCTAGCAAATATGACctgaatttttctaaagcaaaaataacTGCAAGAAGCTCCTTCTCAGTGGTGGAGTAATTCAACTGGGCTCCATTCAATGCTCGGGATGCATAATAGATGACGTGAGCTGCCTTCCCTACTCTTTGCCCCAATACAGCCCCTACAGCATGATCACTGGCATCGCACATAATCTCAAATGGTAGACTCCAGTCAGGGGGCTGGATGATTGGGGGTGAAGTCAACAATTCTTTCAACTTGTCGAAGGCCTTCTCACATTTGTCATTGAACTCGAAGGTCACATCCTTTTGTAGGAGTTGGAACAACGGGGCTCCAACCTTTGAAAAGTCCCTGATGAATCTTCGATAAAAACCtgcatgtccaagaaaagaaCGCACCTCCCGCATACTCGCGGGGTAAGGTAATGCAGAAATAATGTCTATTTTAGCCTTGTCAACTTCTATGCCCTTAGACGATACAATATGACCCAGGACTATCCCGTGctcaaccataaaatgacatttttcccaattaagcacAAGATTAGTCTCTATACACCTTATCAAGATTAATTTCAGATTATCTAGACATGtatcaaaactatcaccatATACACTGAAATCATCCATGAAAACTTCAATAATTTTCTCCACGTATTCAGAAAAAATACTCACCATACACCTCTGGAATGTTGCAGGTGCATTGCACAACCCAAATGGCATTCGTCTATAAGCAAAGGTCCCGAACGGGCACGTGAAGGTtgtcttctcttgatcctccGGGGCAATTGCTATCTGAAAGTATCctgaaaattcatccaaaaagCAATAATAAGCCCTACAAGCTAAACGTTCAACcatctgatcaataaaaggAAGAGGGAAGTGGTCCTTTTTAGTGACGGCGTTCAGCCTACGGTAGTCTATACATTGCCTCCATCCAATGGGTTTGCGCACTGGCACGAGCTCACCCGTTTGGTTAGTTTCTACCGTTACTCCTGCCTTCTTTGGGACTACCTGGACCGGACTCACCCAAGGGCTATCAGATATTGCAAAGATGATCCCCACATCTAGCAATTTTAGAATCTCTTTCTTTACAACTTCCATCATGAGGGGATTGAGCCTTCTTTGAGCCTGCCTAACAAGTTTGGCATCGTCTTCTAGCCTAATCCGGTGCATACAGATGGCCGGGCTAATCCCCTTAATGTCTGCAATTGTCCAACCTATCGCCGCCTCTTTATGCTCCCGAAGGACCCGGATCAATTTCTCTTCCTGGATTTTTGACAGTGCCGATGAGATAATCACCGGAAGTGTCTCATTTTCACCCAGATATGCATATTTCAGGTGCTCTGGTAGAGGTTTCATCTCCAGTacaggtgcctgcaccacaAATGGCAATACCCTCTGGTGAGGCTCGGGAGTAAAAATAGGTAAgatttcataccttttcgtGGTGGTCTGCAATGAGTGTAATGCACCTATTGTGCATTTTCGATCCTCGCTCCAATCCACCTCAGGAGTTGTCTCCAACTCGAGGTGCCGGGTCAAAACCACCTCCAGCTCATCCCTGCCATCAGTTTCAAACACTTTCTGCACTACAGGGTCAATAGCACTCACAGAAAAAACTGAGCTGAAGTTGGAGTTCGAGGGGTACTTCATAGTATCAAAAATGTTAAAATGCACAATTTCCCCATCAAACTTCATGGACAAggtacccttattaacatcaattttcgTCTGTGCTGTGCTCATAAAAGGTCTACCCAATAACAAAGGTGAGGGATCAGGGGAGTGATCATCATCCATATCAAGTACATAAAAATCAGTTGGAAACACCAAATCATTAACCTTTACCAACACATCTTCAATCAACCCATCAGGATATGCATTAGTTTGGTCAGCTAATTGAATAATTATTCCAGTTTCTTTTAATGGACCTAGTTTCAAAGAAGCATAGATAGatttaggcatgacattaatcgATGCTCCCAGATCCAACATGGCCCTTCTGATCACGGTATTACCTATCCTACAGggaatagtaaacatacctgggtcCCCGCACTTTGGTGGGAGCTTTCTCTGCAGGACCGCAGACATATTTTCCCCAACAATAATCCTTTCATCCCCCCTCAATCGCCTTCGGTTGACACACAAGTCCCTTAGGAACTTGGCATATTTTGGTACTTGTTTGATGGCGTCTAAGAGGGGGATATTTATCTCAACCTTGCGAAAAATCTTCAAAATCTCCTTCTCCTTATCCTGTTTCTTCGATTTCTCCAACCTGCTAGGAAAAGGAGGCGGGTTAGTTTTAACTGTAATTATTGGGTCAGGAATTACCTTTGGATCTGCACCATTGCTGTCCTCCCTTTCGAGCTCATTTTCGATCTTCTCTTCATCCTTGTCCTTAGGAATCACAGGTTCAGGCCCCTGAATTTCTTTCCCACTCCTTAGGGTCATTGCGCTCACGTTCTTCGGATTCAACTCCGGTTGAGATGGCAGCTTCCCTTGGTTCTGGGACTCCAAACGGTTAATTCTGGTGGCCAATTGACCTATCTGATTCCTTATGTCCTGCATTTCGGAGTCCGTCTTTTGCTGATTTTGCATAATAGCTGCctccgtcctttgctgattttgcgCCATGGTTGTCATCATTTGTTTCAACATCTCATCCGTAGATGAACCAGATTGAGGGGGCGGGGGTGGTCTGGGTTGGTATTGCTGCTGGTACCCTGGTGGCTTATTTGGCACAAAGTTAGACTGCCTGTTCGGCGTGAAGTTGGGTTGCCTATTCCCACCATAACTGAGGTTGGGATGATCCCTCCACCCGGGGTTGTAGGTGCTTGAGTAAGGGTCGTACTGCTTCCTTGGCGCGGGCGCGTGGTCAGCCATGTTCACCTGTTCCGCAGTTTCTTCCTGAATCATTGGGCACATGTCTGCAGAGTGGCCTATACCAGTGCAAATCCCGCATACCCTGACTTGTGATGCATTTCTCACAGCCTGTTGCCTAACGAACGCAGTTAACTCATTTAGCTGCTGCTGCACAGAGGGTGTCTCTATCTCATTCACCCTACGTATTGGGACATCCTCTCTTGTACTGAATTGCTGTGAATTCTCTGCCATCCCCTCTATTAACTCCCGTGCTTCCTGAGGGGTTTTGTTCACCAGTGccccctccacttgcagcatcaatgATGCTCCTGTCTCTAAAAATGAGCCCCTCATAAAAATATTGTATGATCAACTGCTCACTTATTTGGTGTTGGGGGCACCTGCGCAACAAGTTCTTATACCGTTCCCAATACTCGTAAAGTGACTCCCCTGGATGCTGCTTTATCCCAcaaatttctttccttagacTTGCAGCCCTGGATGCAGGAAAGTATTTATCtaagaattttttcttcaattggccCCACGTGGTGATGCTACCTGGTGACAGGTAGTACAGCCAGTCCTTCGCAGAATCTTTCAAGGAGAAGGggaatgccctcatttttatctgctcttcTGTGATTCCCGGGGGTTTCATACTATTGCACACGACATCAAACTCCTGCAGATGCTTATACGGCTCTTCACCTGGTAAACCATGAAAAGAGGGTAAAAGCTGAATCAgaccagattttagttcaaatggAATGTTGTCATTTAAAGCGGGGAAAGTAATGCATAAAGGCTGCTAAGTCaaatcaggagcagccaactccctcaATGTTTGTGCATTAGCCATGGTTCCTTCCTCCTGGTCAGAGTCACTTGAAGTGTCACCAAACGAATCTGTTGGATCAACACCTGGCTCAGAGCTCTGAGATGCAGCACTGGAGTGCTCCTCTCTGAGCTGTCTGGTTTCCTTTCTCGTTCTACGCGCGGTCTTCTCTACCTCAGGATCAAAAACCAAATTACCTGTTCGAGAAGATCGAGGCATACACTAGAAGAAAACCAGAAGATtaggataaaaaaaatgaatttaaaaagaaacaaataataacgccagtccccggcaacggcgccaagaattgacaggtcgtcagcctgtgcaataataaaattaaacctaattgccagttaaaatgaccaaaacccaattccaagtactggagcagggactctaggtgtgcaatggaatacttgattcaccctgttcccgaagagtttccttgatccgatatacccgaatggaatGGTTATTCCTTTTTACAAATGATTATGAATTTGTAGACCgagcaagtagggtcgtatccacaGAGATTGGGTATATTTGTTTCTTAAGAAATCCAAAGTAACACAGGGGGGTGATTTTGCAGGAACGAcgataattaaataaattcaaatgAGAAAGTAAAAATAAACAGTTAACTAGAAATTAAACCACAATTTACTGAACTCAGgataacaataattaaaggcctaaattaattaaaacaaggaaacaatcaaaaataaaataaagtaggcaATTAAAAGTCAAATGGCAATCCACTACAATCAAGGAAATATTAACtaaagatctagccaagaaataacttcagcaatggttcacctaattgatcatcgatactaagccaattccaattatttcccaataaataggttataactgccaaacaagcgatgacagtcaactcctccttactgcgtcggtgatcaaggtacgcccgttaatcacttcTCTAATTGGAAAACAATCTCAGGTAcacccgtaagatttaatttcccaattgccttacgtattagaggagccctattctaaccaaataacgcactaccagggttattttagattagcccacGTATTCCCCTAGCACaaatctaatcatgccagttgccactattttgaggtaattaaacaattacggatttaataccccaattgacaatagattacccaatcaattaattatccggatccaagacaaccaattaattaaataaccataagtttaacaatcaaggaatatgcgaataccgataaataaaagggaaagattaaattaaaatgatctcacaattttaggtgacccaaagcatccgttgctccttgactagaaatGGGAAATTAGCTCATAATTGATGAACTAAATCCACGGTAAATTGAAAAGGAAACAGCGGCCATTGTCcgttgaaattttggaagttgCAATACGTCGAACAGTAAGAATGCAATTGAAAATCCCCCGCAGCAAGTGAATCTATTTAGTGTTCCAAGCATTCGTGTAGCAAAATCACTCCAGCGGTACACGGAGGAAAAGTCAGACTTTCTGCTCCTGACATGCGTGGAGCCAAGCGCAAGTGAAAAACTACAGCAAGAATGAAGTGCCAGGCTAATGCTCCTTACAATCTTCCTACGTAAGAAGAAAACTAGCTAACAAGTactaaaaagaaaagtcaacaaTTTCGGCCCACTACCAGACGAAAAAGAACTAAgagacaaaagaataaaatctaGCCGCCCACTTCTCTccgttttttcttcttttattgcGGCCGGCCCTCCGAAGCAGAAGCCAACCCTCCAGTCCGCATTCCTTTgcgaaaattaccaaaatgggcTTGGCGCCTTCTGTTCCAAAAGTGCCCCTCGGACAAGCTCTCCCCTCTGGATTCCTTTTCTACTCAATTTCCACATGTTGTCCTATTtccgttctactccctgaaataagtgcaaaatactaaaaatgagtagaattCAGCAATTAATTCACATCcagtcaggtaataggggaatttaattataaaataaaagagaaaattacaCCCTATCATCCAGTTTAGTCAAGCGTATTGTATCAAGATACATAAAACATCACTCTTCATTTGTTAATGGCAGATTACGAATTTTAGAACAATTGTTCTTGAGAGATTTCTCTCTTGGCTCTACGAGCTTTTCCTGAACACCTAGAATCATCTAATATTTTTTCGTCTTATCAATCAAGAATATCATCCTTGATTGTGGCGCCTTTAACATTCCTAGGGTTCGTTAATTCATAAGATTGAGGGTCGAGATAGTTTCGAATTTCCAATTACGGAGATTAGAGGAGTCCAAAGTAAGAAATTCCATCAATTCCAAGTCTGTACCAATCGCCATTGATCCAGGGTTCATTGTCACGAATTTCGTCATCAACGGGATTTGTATCATTCATTTTGTAGTATATATACCTTAGTATAGTTTTATATGGGCAAGAAAAATGTATAGACTTGGccaatcatctaaaactcagcTCCTTTGAGCTTTTGCTCTGGAATCTGGCTCGTCCAATAATTTTTACAAATATTGCACCAGAATTCAATATATGGTTTAACATTGTTATTGAAGATTGAATATATTCATAATTTAGTTCACTACTGGTTCAATGATAAAGGGTGGATTATCAATACTATTGAAGAGTTACCTAATGAAAACTGAACCAAAATGAGGTATTATAATGATTAAATTGAGCGTCGGTTATATATCCATTTgcagacaaaagaaaaaaaaaaatctgaagttGACCAAAGTATGAAGATGATAATTGCCAAATCACAGATGTTCAACACGTGCTCCTTCCTAGTGGATATAGACGTAGAAAAGAAGAGTTATTGATAGTGTACATTCCAATGAGAACTAAATGTTTTACAATTTCTGCTTGGTAGGGGTGGGAATCGGAATGATAGTTGAGATGATTTCTTGTCATTGCTAATTTGGCTGTAATTGTGAATGCATGCATGATCCTGTCGTAATCTAATATGTGGCTGCTTTATTTCCTCTTTGTTGATTAAGATGTAATTGGCGCCTTTTAGCGCTTGTAGTTTTTGAAGTAGCTAATTTGATGGTTTTGCTTCCATAAAGAAACAGTAGCAAACATATTAATTAAAATTGTCATCTAAAAACAGAGAAGAGCAAGATTTTTAGAAGCTGATACATTTTATTCCACTTCCATAAATTAATACCAAGTAGACATTGATAAAAACCAAGAATTACTTCAGAATCATACTAGATCTACTGATCCAACACATGTTGAAGTGCCTTTTAAAGAGTTGCATTGAAAATGTAAGGTCAACATTTTTGGTAGGAGGTTTTTCTGCTGGGAGCTAGCCTCATTATTCATTACTCAAGGCTCAGTCGATGGTGCTTGACAGAACGTTGTGAAATTGGCCTGAGCAGAACTGCAAACTGGATTTCCAGACAAGCTGTTGAGCATAAAAATGAAGAGATCATGAATGCcaatagaaaaggaaaacagagtAAAATCGAGGGAACTCAAGAACAGGTATCTATCTTACCTAAATGTCTGCTTGAATGTTGAATCAACTGTTATAGAGGATATGCCATTGTTCTCCAAACGGACGAGTTAAAGTCCACGGTTGATGTTGCTACTGAGATGTAACGTGCCACTAAATGCATTGCTCCTCAGACTCCTGTAAAAGTTTGACATAAGGAAACCCGACAATTTGGAGTTAAGAATCCATTTGATTTCATTGAATTGATTTTCAGAATTTCACACATATGAGGGATTGTTCTTGCTTACACTACAACAATCCGTGGCAAGTTGAAGATGTCTGTGGGAACCAATCCATAAAATGGTCCGTTGTCAATAATCCTGAGCACCAAACAAGTTAAACTAGGATGAATACAGAAGGCCAAAAAACTGTAGAATTTGTCCTTGAACTCCCGAATCTTACAGTATATTAAGAGAAGGTGTTGAGATGTCTTGAATCAGGT
The Coffea arabica cultivar ET-39 chromosome 6c, Coffea Arabica ET-39 HiFi, whole genome shotgun sequence genome window above contains:
- the LOC140008890 gene encoding uncharacterized protein, whose translation is MSPYRLVFGKPCHLPVEFEHKDFWAIKQCNMNLEEAGAQRKLDLQELEEIRNEAYENVLIYKEKSRAFHDQQISRKTFEVGQKVLLYQSRLKLFPVEIQSAKTDNKFVVNGHRLKYYYEGFSGGEVETIKLDAPPCPNQ